The Pyrus communis chromosome 12, drPyrComm1.1, whole genome shotgun sequence genomic sequence cgtttgtttaacaaacaaaaaaaaacttcttgTTGAGGTACTCGATGGCTTTCGTTGGATCTCATCGAACACAGAATTAATTAGCAATATGAAAAGTAAACAGACTTACTTATAAGCCTATGTAAGGTCATTCCCCCCATCAATATATGATTTATTCCCAACACCGACCACACAGTCAATGGAACATTACGACGACGACTCAGTGGCAGTCCTTAACGATAGTCAAGTAGATTAACCCACATCTCGTAaacatttttatttgtatttgtataagTATAtattatgaattaattaaacaaattatataGTATTGCCATGAGATTTAAGATTACAAAAATAGCTTTTGTATCACATGAAATGGAGGTAATGTACCTTCATCAATGGAAGAATACGAGAAAACGAATATCTAGAAAAATCCTCAACAAAACTACTCCCCCAGAAGCCTCCTCGGCGGTGTTTTCGTCCAGGTTTCCCTCGTCCGGCCAAATGAAACGCTTGAAAGCATGCGACGAACGGAGTTCATGTCAGGCCAATTTGCAATGCAGTCACAGACGTGGAGACAAGATCACAAGAGCAAGGTACACAGATCCACAGAGATATGTGAAAGATATGAACGCCCTACGCGCAAAGCTCTTCGTGGttagaaaacaatgaaaatggATAACAAGAAAAGAACGGAGGGAAACCATAAAGGCTCACCAAATGACACCCCATCCACATCCAGTACAGCAGGGACACTCATCTGCAAATCTTTCAGCATCACTCGTATTAATTCTCCGCGATATAAGATCATCGTATATATCTGCATTGACCGTTACATGTATACGTTACAAGGTATCTATGAGTACAAAAACATGCAGTTAAAATGACGATCAAATAGTATCGCTTCTTACCATACACCGAAAACAAGCTGTTCATCACACCTATCATTAGATAAAATAAAGCGTCAGACGAAATGAAGAATATATAAGCTACTTTCTCAAGAAATAGTTGAACGAAAATAGCGGAGATGCAATTACCGGTGAACAGAATCACTTCCCTAAGCATATGAACCGGCGTTGCTTCTTGCAGATACCAAATTGCAGCAAATAAAACAATGAATCCTGGTAGTTCAACACcgtaaaacataaacaaaacccCAAACGTCAAATTGCATCGTGTGCTAGTAGTAACAGGACGATGTTTTGATGAAATACGGAATCCATACCGATGCAAAGTCCTCGAAGCGTCCACTTGTACGATGTCAAGAAGTACAAACACAACAGAAGTTTTTAGTTAGCAAGTTTTACTTCCTTAGAAATCAAGTAAAAGATGGGTTTGCTATGACTTACATTTTTAGCTAAAAAGAATACAATAATTAGGGCAACGATGAAACAGCCAGCAGCGATTTGTGTAGTGAGATGCTTCGTAGATGCAAGAATCAATATCATCCCCCAAAACGATGAACCAAGATCTGGCGTGCCACAAAATCGAAGGATGATAAATGTAACAATTAAATCAGATGCAATGTGCATGTTAATTGAACATAAAATATGGCCAAGGATAAAACGAAATTACATCCGGCTGGCAAAATTATCCAGGATATGCCGCCACGGGTTTGTGTGACTCCACCTTCATCTGCCTGAACTTTAATCCCTTCCACCTGCAGACTAATCTTATCATTACCCATCTCAAACTAAACGCGACCATTCTTAAAAATTTAGATAAAAGTGAGAAAGAATTTCTTACCTTACCACATGTAAGCAGACAAGCGATTGCATGGCTCACCTCGTGAAGGAACACGGTTATAAGCTTGAAAGGTGTCATCAGCACTGTCCTCCACAGCTACAAGAATTGACGAAACAAGTTGACACAAAAACATTAGCGGATTCTTtacatgtttaaaaattaaaacaaatttgattaattagatATATCCAAGTACCAAAATTTTGCTAGGAGCTAAAGatcgtgagagagagagagagaggggttacCACAAGTATAACAACAGTGCAGACAGCAACGGAGATGAGGAAGATTACTTGGTCGTGGTTGCAGCATTTTCTGAGTTGCCAATTTGGCCTCCATTTcatgaaattcaaattcaactccatctCTTCTCCTTTTTTAGGAAACCAAATACTGCAAGAAATTTTCATGTGGCATTGGCGTTGCCCCATAGCAATATGAATAatgaatatacaagaaatttagaCAGGAAATACATGAAAGTATTTGAATTGCAGATAAAACTCGTCTTCATATACAATTCAAGAAATTTGTAAATGTAACACAATGTGGGACCTGCAAGTTGAATTCGAGGTTAGCTTTTGCGCGAAGCTAACAGCGCAACAGATTGGTTTCCCCACAAGCCGGAAAGAAGGTGAGCTATGAAGGTCAAGGTTCTTCAAGACCTGCCCTATGTGCTTCCGATTCTGAATGAAGACGGCCTTCCAGGCCCCCTGGTGATGAACCGAGGGAGCGCAGGGCTTCTGGGATTTGTTAATTGAAAATGTTGTTCTCTGTAATTCATGATTTCTGTCTATTTTGATTTGTATAAGGTTTGAGGTTTTTCTTTCTTGTACGTGGTTGGTGTAAAACACAGGTTTGTGTTGTTGCCTAAAACAGAGGTTTCACTTTCACCTTAAAATAGTAAATCTTTTGACATTTGGATAATCAAAgagttaaacaaattaaattcatGACTAAAATTAATTACTTTATGTAGAATTACAATTGGATTGATTTCAATAGATAACACAAGGTACAAACATATACTAGTCAAGTGACTTGGTGTACAAGTAAACCTAATCCCACAAGAATTTACGTAACGTAGCCCAACAGAATCCTAAACCGATTCTCCTACACTATCACTTTACATCACAAAA encodes the following:
- the LOC137709775 gene encoding uncharacterized protein; translated protein: MELNLNFMKWRPNWQLRKCCNHDQVIFLISVAVCTVVILVLWRTVLMTPFKLITVFLHEVSHAIACLLTCGKVEGIKVQADEGGVTQTRGGISWIILPAGYLGSSFWGMILILASTKHLTTQIAAGCFIVALIIVFFLAKNWTLRGLCIGFIVLFAAIWYLQEATPVHMLREVILFTGVMNSLFSVYDIYDDLISRRINTSDAERFADECPCCTGCGWGVIWAFISFTYLCGSVYLALVILSPRL